One Vicugna pacos chromosome 12, VicPac4, whole genome shotgun sequence genomic window carries:
- the LOC140700048 gene encoding retinol dehydrogenase 5 — MWLPLLLGVLLWAALWLLRDRQSLPASDAFVFITGCDSGFGRLLALRLDQRGFRVLASCLTPSGAEDLQRVASSRLHTTLLDVTDPQSVQRAAKWVETHVGEAGLFGLVNNAGVTGIIGPTPWQTREDFLPVLNVNTLGPIGVTLALLPLLRQARGRVVNITSVLGRLAANGGGYCVSKFALEAFSDSLRRDVAPFGVRVSIVEPGFFRTPVTNLESLEDTLQACWARLPPATKALYGEAFLTKYLKVQQRIMNLICDPDLTKVSRCLEHALTARHPRTRYSPGWDAKLLWLPASYLPASLVDAVLTWVLPKPAQAVS, encoded by the exons AtgtggcttcctctgctgctgggAGTCTTGCTCTGGGCAGCGCTCTGGTTGCTCAGGGACCGGCAGAGCCTTCCCGCCAGCGATGCTTTCGTCTTCATCACCGGCTGTGACTCGGGCTTCGGGCGGCTCCTGGCACTGAGGCTGGACCAGAGAGGCTTCCGGGTCCTGGCCAGCTGCCTGACCCCCTCAGGGGCAGAGGACCTACAGCGGGTGGCCTCCTCCCGCCTCCACACCACCTTGCTGGATGTCACTGATCCCCAGAGTGTCCAGCGTGCAGCCAAGTGGGTGGAAACACACGTTGGGGAAGCAG GGCTTTTTGGTCTGGTGAACAATGCTGGTGTGACTGGTATCATCGGGCCCACACCTTGGCAGACACGGGAGGATTTCCTTCCGGTGCTGAATGTGAACACACTGGGTCCCATTGGGGTCACCCTTGCCCTGCTGCCCCTGCTGCGTCAGGCCCGGGGCCGGGTGGTCAACATCACCAGCGTCCTGGGTCGCCTGGCAGCCAATGGAGGGGGCTACTGTGTCTCTAAGTTCGCCCTGGAGGCCTTCTCTGACAGCCTGAG GCGGGACGTGGCTCCTTTTGGGGTACGAGTCTCCATCGTGGAGCCTGGCTTCTTCCGAACCCCTGTGACAAACCTGGAAAGTTTAGAAGATACCCTACAGGCCTGCTGGGCACGGCTACCTCCAGCCACAAAGGCCCTCTACGGAGAGGCCTTCCTCACCAAGT ATCTGAAAGTGCAGCAGCGTATCATGAACCTGATCTGTGACCCAGACCTGACCAAGGTGAGCAGGTGCCTGGAGCACGCCCTGACTGCCCGTCACCCCAGAACCCGCTACAGCCCAGGCTGGGACGCCAAGCTGCTCTGGCTGCCCGCCTCCTACCTGCCAGCCAGCCTGGTGGATGCTGTGCTCACCTGGGTCCTTCCCAAGCCTGCTCAGGCAGTCTCCTGA
- the LOC140700050 gene encoding biogenesis of lysosome-related organelles complex 1 subunit 1, with protein sequence MLSRLLKEHQAKQNERKELQEKRRREAITAATCLTEALVDHLNVGVAQAYMNQRKLDHEVKTLQVQAAQFAKQTGQWIGMVENFNQALKEIGDVENWARSIELDMRTIATALEYVYKGQLQSAPS encoded by the exons ATGCTGTCCCGCCTGCTGAAGGAACACCAGGCCAAGCAGAATGAACGCAAGGAGTTGCAGG AGAAGAGGAGGCGAGAGGCTATCACTGCAGCGACCTGCCTGACAGAAGCTTTGGTGGATCACCTCAATGTGGG TGTGGCCCAGGCCTACATGAACCAAAGAAAGCTGGACCATGAAGTGAAGACCCTACAGGTCCAGGCTGCCCAGTTTGCCAAGCAGACAGGCCAGTGGATCGGGATGGTGGAGAACTTCAACCAGGCGCTTAAG gaaATCGGAGATGTGGAGAACTGGGCTCGGAGCATCGAGCTGGACATGCGCACCATCGCCACCGCACTGGAGTATGTCTACAAAGGGCAGCTGCAGTCTGCCCCCTCCtag
- the LOC140700051 gene encoding CD63 antigen — translation MAVEGGMKCVKFLLYVLLLAFCACAVGLIAVGVGVQLVLNQTITQGATPGSLLPVVIITVGAFLFLVAFVGCCGTCKENYCLMVTFAILLSLIMLVELAAAIAGYVFRDKVRSEFNKNFQQQMQNYTKNNDTALILDRMQEKFECCGAANYTDWEKILLTAKRVPDSCCVNVTQGCGTDFNVKAIHTQGCVEKIGVWLRSNVLVAAAAALGIAFVEILGIVFACCLVKSIRSGYEVM, via the exons ATGGCGGTGGAAGGAGGAATGAAATGTGTCAAGTTCTTGCTCTACGTTCTCCTGCTGGCCTTTTGC GCCTGTGCAGTGGGACTGATCGCCGTGGGTGTAGGGGTCCAGCTTGTCCTGAATCAGACCATTACCCAGGGGGCCACCCCTGGCTCCCTATTGCCCGTGGTCATCATTACAGTGGGTGCCTTCCTCTTCCTGGTGGCCTTTGTGGGCTGCTGTGGGACCTGCAAGGAGAACTACTGTCTTATGGTGACG TTTGCCATCTTGCTGTCTCTTATCATGCTGGTGGAGTTGGCTGCGGCCATTGCTGGCTACGTGTTTAGAGACAAG GTGAGGTCAGAATTTAATAAAAACTTCCAGCAGCAGATGCAGAATTATACGAAAAACAACGACACAGCATTGATCCTGGACAGGATGCAAGAAAAG TTTGAGTGCTGCGGGGCGGCTAACTACACAGATTGGGAGAAGATCCTTCTCACGGCCAAGCGAGTCCCTGACTCCTGCTGTGTCAATGTCACTCAGGGCTGTGGGACCGATTTCAACGTGAAGGCGATCCATACCCAG GGCTGCGTGGAGAAGATTGGGGTCTGGCTGAGGAGCAACGTGCTGGTGGCAGCTGCAGCAGCTCTGGGCATTGCTTTTGTGGAG ATCCTGGGCATTGTCTTTGCCTGCTGTCTGGTGAAGAGTATCCGAAGTGGCTATGAGGTGATGTAG
- the LOC140700054 gene encoding growth/differentiation factor 11 encodes MVLAAPLLLGFLLLALELRPRGEAAEGPAAAAAAAAAVAAAAGAGGERSSRPAPSVAPEPDGCPVCVWRQHSRELRLESIKSQILSKLRLKEAPNISREVVKQLLPKAPPLQQILDLHDFQGDALQPEDFLEEDEYHATTETVISMAQETDPAVQTDGSPLCCHFHFSPKVMFTKVLKAQLWVYLRPVPRPATVYLQILRLKPLTGEGTAGGGGGGRRHIRIRSLKIDLHSRSGHWQSIDFKQVLHSWFRQPQSNWGIEINAFDPSGTDLAVTSLGPGAEGLHPFMELRVLENTKRSRRNLGLDCDEHSSESRCCRYPLTVDFEAFGWDWIIAPKRYKANYCSGQCEYMFMQKYPHTHLVQQANPRGSAGPCCTPTKMSPINMLYFNDKQQIIYGKIPGMVVDRCGCS; translated from the exons atgGTGCTCGCGGCCCCGCTGCTGCTGGGCTTCCTGCTCCTCGCCCTGGAGCTGCGGCCCCGGGGGGAGGCGGCCGAGggccccgcggcggcggcggcggcggcggcggcggtggcggcggcggcgggggccggGGGGGAGCGCTCGAGCCGGCCGGCCCCGTCCGTGGCGCCCGAGCCCGACGGCTGCCCCGTGTGCGTCTGGCGGCAGCATAGCCGCGAGCTGCGCCTGGAGAGCATCAAGTCGCAGATCTTGAGCAAACTGCGGCTCAAGGAGGCGCCCAACATCAGCCGCGAGGTGGTGAAGCAGCTGCTGCCCAAGGCGCCGCCGCTGCAGCAGATCCTGGACCTGCACGACTTCCAGGGCGACGCGCTGCAGCCCGAGGACTTCTTGGAGGAGGACGAGTACCACGCCACCACTGAGACTGTCATTAGCATGGCCCAAGAGA CGGACCCTGCGGTACAGACGGATGGCAGCCCTCTCTGTTGCCATTTCCACTTCAGCCCCAAGGTGATGTTCACAAAGGTACTGAAGGCCCAGCTGTGGGTGTATCTACGGCCTGTGCCCCGCCCAGCCACAGTCTACCTGCAGATCTTGCGACTGAAACCCCTAACTGGGGAAGGgactgcagggggagggggcggaggccGGCGTCACATCCGAATCCGCTCACTCAAAATTGACCTGCACTCGCGCTCCGGCCACTGGCAAAGCATCGACTTCAAGCAAGTGCTACACAGCTGGTTCCGCCAGCCACAGAGCAACTGGGGCATCGAGATCAACGCCTTTGATCCCAGTGGCACAGACCTGGCTGTCACTTCCCTGGGGCCAGGAGCTGAGGGGCTG caCCCTTTCATGGAGCTTCGAGTCCTAGAGAACACAAAACGGTCCCGGCGGAACCTGGGCCTGGACTGCGATGAGCACTCAAGTGAGTCCCGCTGCTGCCGCTATCCCCTCACAGTGGACTTTGAGGCTTTTGGCTGGGACTGGATCATTGCACCTAAACGCTACAAGGCCAACTACTGCTCCGGCCAGTGCGagtacatgttcatgcaaaagtATCCACACACCCACTTGGTGCAACAGGCTAATCCAAGAGGCTCTGCTGGGCCCTGCTGTACCCCCACCAAGATGTCCCCAATCAACATGCTCTACTTCAATGACAAGCAGCAGATTATCTACGGCAAGATCCCTGGCATGGTGGTTGATCGCTGTGGCTGCTCCTAA